One genomic window of bacterium includes the following:
- a CDS encoding peptidylprolyl isomerase, with the protein MRIAPIVLVTLAVAVSAAEVLDRIAVVVADEPILASEIQGTVQNYLAQIGARPSPDELDLLTKQVFAQLVANRVFVQEAERRGITITYAQLDSLVAKQFTQARSAYASEEEFTAAIAGVGLTVDKLEDLYRTQAREDYLISQLMQEYYSARINITEEDIDDYLALYESDEGSRVVYTLRHVTAYVRPGAATEGEVEALAARIAGLARRGGDFFALADTYSDVPADLGVVERGFLEEPLDRALFSLAPGEVSDPVRTKYGWHVAKVLERLDENHVRAAHIQLNVRPTSDDEARTYEALDAVRRLLERDPRADVSDTGYEDILEVEVRQTAQSVIETTNAPLGAELAGMAAGGVSSAYGVSGGLRVTQLVDRTERREMTREEAEAAIYSQRTQEKQTVWVTELIAKTYIDVKLPELRGILDAGPGQR; encoded by the coding sequence ATGCGCATCGCACCCATCGTTCTCGTGACCCTGGCCGTCGCGGTGTCCGCCGCCGAGGTGCTGGACCGCATCGCCGTCGTGGTCGCCGACGAGCCCATCCTGGCCTCGGAAATCCAGGGGACGGTGCAGAACTACCTGGCACAGATCGGCGCGCGACCCTCGCCCGACGAACTCGACCTGTTGACCAAGCAGGTTTTCGCCCAACTGGTGGCCAACCGTGTGTTCGTCCAGGAGGCCGAGCGCCGGGGGATAACGATAACCTACGCCCAGCTCGACTCCCTGGTCGCCAAGCAGTTCACCCAGGCGCGCTCCGCCTACGCCTCCGAAGAGGAGTTCACCGCCGCGATCGCGGGGGTCGGCCTCACCGTGGACAAACTCGAGGACCTCTACCGCACGCAGGCCCGGGAAGATTACCTCATCTCCCAGCTCATGCAGGAGTACTACTCGGCCCGGATCAACATCACCGAAGAGGACATAGACGACTACCTGGCGCTGTACGAGTCGGATGAGGGGAGCCGGGTCGTCTACACCCTGCGCCACGTCACGGCCTACGTGCGGCCCGGGGCGGCCACCGAGGGCGAGGTCGAGGCCCTGGCGGCGCGCATCGCCGGTCTCGCCCGCCGCGGCGGCGACTTCTTCGCCCTCGCCGACACCTACTCCGACGTCCCCGCCGATCTGGGCGTCGTCGAGCGGGGCTTCCTCGAGGAGCCCCTGGACCGGGCACTCTTCTCCCTGGCCCCGGGGGAGGTCTCCGACCCCGTCCGCACCAAATACGGCTGGCACGTGGCCAAGGTCCTCGAGCGCCTGGACGAGAATCACGTCCGCGCGGCCCACATCCAGCTCAACGTCCGGCCCACCTCCGACGACGAGGCGAGGACCTACGAGGCGCTGGACGCCGTCCGCCGGCTGCTCGAACGCGACCCCCGGGCCGACGTCTCCGACACCGGCTACGAGGACATCCTCGAGGTGGAGGTACGGCAGACGGCCCAGAGCGTCATCGAGACCACCAACGCCCCCCTGGGGGCGGAGCTGGCGGGCATGGCTGCGGGGGGCGTGTCCTCCGCCTACGGGGTGAGCGGCGGCCTGCGCGTCACCCAGCTCGTGGATCGGACCGAGCGCCGGGAGATGACCCGCGAGGAGGCCGAGGCGGCCATCTACTCCCAGAGGACGCAGGAGAAGCAGACCGTGTGGGTCACCGAGCTCATCGCCAAGACCTACATAGACGTGAAGCTGCCGGAATTGCGGGGCATCCTCGACGCCGGCCCGGGCCAGCGCTGA
- a CDS encoding peptidyl-prolyl cis-trans isomerase has product MHRPLTLFFAALFVLAGCGGEEGDEDVIATVQGERITREEAWELMGADPGTPIPEEVVDRLITRRLVLREALDLGITVPDEKVERIYQALAANDEVILAGGPAARMREQKLREKVREDLLYEAVVGQEVLDRIQVTEAEIAAYYQEHAAELDDRPLKFHQIVTADLESADAVLARLEAGEDFEELARSLSIAPEGPAGGLVEVTGPEDLPQTLAAALEGLKVGEISGPVQTDYGFHLLMIREEPEEETVPPLALVRDRIHDILFEEKSASEREKWLAGLWAKAEETIWRAPREEPEG; this is encoded by the coding sequence GTGCACCGCCCGTTGACGCTGTTCTTTGCCGCCCTGTTCGTCCTCGCCGGCTGCGGCGGGGAGGAGGGCGACGAGGATGTCATCGCCACCGTCCAGGGGGAGAGGATCACCCGGGAGGAGGCCTGGGAGCTGATGGGGGCCGACCCGGGCACGCCGATCCCCGAGGAGGTGGTGGACCGCCTGATAACGCGCCGCCTGGTGCTCCGGGAGGCCCTGGATCTGGGCATCACCGTACCAGACGAGAAGGTGGAGCGTATCTACCAGGCCCTGGCGGCCAACGACGAGGTCATCCTCGCCGGCGGTCCGGCGGCCCGGATGCGGGAGCAGAAGCTCCGCGAAAAGGTGCGCGAGGATCTACTCTACGAGGCCGTGGTCGGCCAGGAGGTCCTCGACCGGATTCAGGTCACCGAGGCGGAGATCGCCGCGTACTACCAGGAACACGCCGCCGAGCTCGACGACCGGCCGCTGAAGTTCCACCAGATAGTGACCGCCGACCTCGAGAGCGCCGACGCGGTCCTCGCCCGTCTCGAGGCGGGGGAGGACTTCGAGGAGCTGGCCCGTTCGCTCTCCATAGCGCCCGAGGGTCCCGCGGGGGGGCTGGTCGAGGTGACGGGCCCCGAGGACCTGCCCCAGACCCTGGCGGCGGCGCTCGAAGGCCTGAAGGTCGGAGAGATTTCCGGGCCGGTCCAGACCGACTACGGCTTCCACCTCCTTATGATCCGGGAGGAGCCGGAGGAGGAGACGGTTCCGCCGCTGGCCCTCGTCCGGGACCGGATCCACGACATCCTCTTCGAGGAGAAAAGCGCTTCGGAGCGCGAGAAATGGCTCGCCGGCCTGTGGGCCAAGGCCGAGGAGACCATCTGGCGCGCGCCCCGGGAGGAACCGGAAGGGTAA